In a single window of the Melioribacteraceae bacterium genome:
- a CDS encoding PorV/PorQ family protein has protein sequence MKKNNFQLIILLVLFLSGIAMSQTTKTGTTSAQVLKYNVGPRAIGMGGAFTAVADDISAIFWNPGGTANISNSEAVFNHTELFADVKHDFAAFATNLSGFGTIGAFVSVLTMDEMKVRTIENPEGTGELFTFNTLVMGLNYSRFLTTNFSIGFNVKYITENLWHMNASGFAIDVGTLYKIPVLNELRIASSISNFGTKMQLAGRDVTVIHSSGAGNENLINSNIELDKFDLPLIFRFGISADVIKSGSTRLTADIDAIHPNDNSEYINTGLEFAWNEILFLRTGYNSLFEVDSEKGLTLGVGFNYRTFGIVKLKVDYAYQDFGKLNSVHYFSVGIVF, from the coding sequence ATGAAAAAAAATAATTTTCAACTAATAATTTTGCTTGTACTTTTTTTGAGTGGGATAGCAATGTCTCAAACAACCAAAACCGGTACAACCTCTGCCCAGGTTCTAAAATATAATGTTGGACCCCGGGCAATTGGTATGGGAGGCGCATTCACCGCTGTTGCCGATGATATCTCCGCTATTTTTTGGAACCCGGGTGGTACGGCCAACATTAGTAATAGTGAGGCAGTATTTAATCATACTGAATTATTTGCTGATGTTAAGCATGATTTTGCTGCATTTGCTACTAATCTTTCCGGATTCGGTACAATAGGTGCGTTTGTTTCAGTATTAACAATGGATGAAATGAAAGTAAGAACTATAGAAAATCCGGAAGGTACTGGTGAACTTTTTACTTTTAATACTCTGGTTATGGGATTAAACTACTCCAGATTTCTCACTACAAACTTTTCAATTGGGTTTAATGTAAAGTATATTACCGAAAACTTATGGCATATGAATGCTTCTGGTTTCGCTATTGATGTTGGCACTCTTTATAAAATACCAGTATTGAATGAATTGAGAATTGCTTCAAGTATTTCAAATTTTGGAACCAAGATGCAATTAGCAGGTCGCGATGTAACTGTAATTCATTCCTCCGGTGCGGGAAATGAAAATCTCATTAACTCCAATATTGAACTAGATAAGTTTGACCTCCCACTAATATTTAGATTCGGAATTTCAGCCGACGTAATTAAAAGTGGAAGTACAAGATTAACAGCTGATATAGATGCAATTCACCCAAATGATAATTCTGAATATATTAACACCGGACTCGAATTTGCTTGGAATGAAATTTTGTTTTTAAGAACCGGATACAACTCACTCTTTGAGGTTGATTCTGAAAAAGGGCTGACACTAGGAGTAGGATTTAATTATAGAACATTCGGTATTGTTAAATTAAAAGTTGATTACGCTTACCAGGATTTTGGAAAGCTTAACAGTGTTCATTATTTCTCTGTTGGAATTGTATTCTAA